Proteins found in one Lachancea thermotolerans CBS 6340 chromosome C complete sequence genomic segment:
- the MCM3 gene encoding MCM DNA helicase complex subunit MCM3 (similar to uniprot|P24279 Saccharomyces cerevisiae YEL032W MCM3 Protein involved in DNA replication component of the Mcm2-7 hexameric complex that binds chromatin as a part of the pre-replicative complex), whose amino-acid sequence MASVTNARLPVRVLKLETSIFSHRSTPQLIVETERVPLVFLLPRNPTFESMESINDTPDAVFGDRVRRFQEFLDTFSSYKDAIRFVQLHNLSDQAFSQDPTKLKSEVEGKVSQRITVSLDDLREFDRSFWAGILNMPAQYVPAAERALSETAMTLEESPAGNLGNLLAQQWKLSFRGSFGAHALSPRTLNSHHLNKLISVEGIVTKVSLVRPKLLRSVHYAEKTGRFHYRDYRDATTTLTTQIPTPAIYPTEDPEGNRLTTEYGYSTYVDHQRITVQEMPEKAPPGQLPRSIDVIMDEDLVDKAKPGDRINIVGIYKSLGGGGLSAGSGGKDQTGALSGFRTVILANTAYPLHARSTGVAARQALSDSDIRNINKLSKKDDIFDLLSQSLAPSIYGHEQIKKAILLMLMGGVEKNLENGSHLRGDINLLMVGDPSTAKSQLLRFVLNTASLAIATTGRGSSGVGLTAAVTMDRETGERRLEAGAMVLADRGIVCIDEFDKMSDVDRVAIHEVMEQQTVTIAKAGIHTTLNARCSVIAAANPVFGQYDLNKDPHYNIALPDSLLSRFDLLFVVTDDINENTDRAISEHVLRTHRYLPPGYLEGEPIREAINLSLSVGEDTEANNEEEDDDDDEGRVFEKFNPLLHAGAKLARNKGNRQGTELPQIVCIPFLRKYVQYAKERVVPVLTQGAVSLIVKAYTELRNDQNTKKSPITARTLETLIRLSSAHAKVRLSKTVNRADARVASQLLRFALLGEDDLGAEFDTDDNNERSPTKSPRKRQRVRNATAAARDLQSSPTRAPNLSTSTPTRTDLRRRLYSDDESEQEIQASGIQEDDEFMQQDESDMTALPADQEEDLQQRLQRGLRVSPRRQESQRASTPVTEDGRHVLLPSENFRSRPILAADQSIDDQDLVSAEEMAPGAISTSRLSLFSGIIARLMQTDLFEDESYPVASLLDKINEELSEEDKFSAPEYLAGLKVMSDRNNLMVAEEKVWRV is encoded by the coding sequence ATGGCCTCCGTAACTAATGCTAGGTTGCCCGTTAGAGTATTGAAATTGGAAACTTCAATCTTTTCCCATCGCTCAACACCTCAATTGATCGTCGAAACAGAACGCGTCCCTTTAGTTTTCTTATTGCCGCGCAACCCGACTTTCGAAAGCATGGAAAGTATCAACGATACCCCGGATGCTGTTTTTGGCGACAGGGTTCGCCGCTTCCAGGAATTCCTGGATACGTTCTCGAGCTACAAGGATGCCATCCGGTTCGTGCAGCTCCACAACCTGTCAGACCAAGCATTCTCGCAAGACCCAACTAAATTGAAAAGTGAGGTCGAGGGCAAAGTTTCCCAGCGGATCACTGTCTCCCTGGATGACTTGCGGGAGTTCGACAGGTCGTTTTGGGCTGGAATTCTAAATATGCCTGCCCAATACGTCCCTGCGGCAGAACGGGCCCTTAGCGAGACAGCAATGACCCTGGAAGAGTCACCAGCTGGCAATTTGGGCAACTTGCTGGCTCAACAGTGGAAGCTGTCCTTTCGCGGCTCTTTTGGTGCGCATGCTCTATCTCCTAGAACCCTGAACTCCCACCACCTGAACAAGCTCATTTCTGTCGAAGGCATCGTTACAAAGGTCTCACTGGTGAGACCCAAGCTCCTTCGCTCTGTTCATTACGCTGAGAAAACCGGAAGGTTTCACTACAGGGACTATCGCGATGCCACTACCACTCTAACGACTCAGATCCCAACCCCAGCCATTTACCCAACAGAAGACCCAGAGGGTAATAGGCTCACAACAGAGTATGGATACTCCACATACGTAGACCACCAGCGTATCACAGTCCAGGAAATGCCCGAGAAGGCGCCCCCTGGTCAACTTCCACGTTCCATAGACGTCATCATGGATGAAGACCTTGTCGACAAGGCTAAGCCAGGTGACAGGATCAACATCGTCGGCATCTACAAGTCCCTAGGTGGCGGTGGCCTAAGCGCGGGTAGTGGAGGCAAGGACCAGACTGGCGCGCTGTCTGGTTTCAGGACTGTTATACTAGCAAACACAGCATACCCGCTGCACGCAAGGTCTACAGGTGTGGCCGCTAGACAAGCGCTCTCAGACTCAGACATTAGAAACATAAACAAGCTCTCCAAAAAGGACGACATCTTTGACCTTTTGTCCCAGTCCTTGGCGCCCTCAATCTATGGTCATGAGCAGATTAAGAAAGCCATTCTCCTCATGCTTATGGGCGGTGTCGAGAAAAACCTGGAAAACGGTTCGCATTTAAGAGGTGATATCAACCTTCTTATGGTTGGTGACCCATCTACAGCGAAGTCGCAATTACTGCGCTTTGTCCTGAACACAGCATCTCTAGCAATCGCAACAACCGGTAGAGGGTCATCCGGTGTTGGTTTAACTGCTGCCGTGACCATGGACAGGGAGACAGGCGAAAGAAGGTTGGAGGCTGGTGCAATGGTTCTCGCCGATCGAGGTATTGTGTGCATTGATGAATTCGACAAAATGAGCGACGTGGACCGTGTTGCAATCCACGAAGTAATGGAGCAACAGACCGTCACAATTGCCAAAGCAGGTATACACACTACGCTGAACGCACGTTGTAGCGTCATTGCTGCTGCAAACCCAGTCTTTGGCCAGTACGATCTGAATAAAGACCCACACTACAACATCGCGCTTCCAGACTCGCTGCTATCTAGATTCGACTTGCTGTTTGTTGTTACCGACGACATCAATGAAAACACGGATAGAGCAATCAGCGAGCATGTCCTGAGGACACATCGATACTTGCCGCCCGGCTACCTGGAGGGTGAACCAATTCGAGAAGCAATCAATTTGTCCCTTTCGGTAGGTGAAGACACTGAAGCTAACaacgaggaagaagatgatgacgacgacgagggTAGGgtgtttgaaaaattcaatcCGTTGCTTCACGCGGGTGCTAAATTGGCGAGAAATAAAGGTAACAGACAAGGAACCGAGCTGCCGCAAATTGTGTGCATCCCATTTCTGCGCAAATATGTTCAATACGCAAAAGAGAGAGTTGTTCCGGTGCTTACACAGGGCGCAGTTTCCCTCATTGTCAAGGCCTATACCGAATTGAGGAATGAtcaaaacaccaaaaaatCTCCTATCACAGCAAGAACTTTAGAAACACTTATCAGATTATCTTCTGCTCACGCGAAGGTGAGGCTGTCTAAAACCGTTAATCGTGCTGATGCCCGTGTCGCTTCACAACTATTGAGATTCGCTTTACTCGGAGAAGACGATCTAGGGGCCGAGTTTGATACGGATGATAACAACGAAAGGTCGCCTACAAAATCTCCGCGCAAGAGACAGAGAGTGAGAAACGCTACGGCCGCCGCAAGAGACCTACAGTCATCTCCCACTAGAGCTCCGAACTTAAGTACCAGTACTCCTACTAGGACTGACCTAAGGAGAAGATTATATTCAGATGACGAAAGTGAACAGGAGATTCAAGCTTCAGGCATCCAGGAGGATGACGAATTTATGCAACAAGACGAGTCGGATATGACTGCGCTGCCGGCCgaccaagaagaagatctgcAGCAAAGATTACAGAGGGGGTTACGTGTATCGCCACGGCGCCAAGAATCACAACGGGCGAGTACTCCAGTTACCGAAGACGGCAGACACGTTCTTTTGCCCTCAGAAAACTTCAGAAGTCGGCCAATTCTCGCTGCTGATCAATCGATCGACGACCAGGACCTTGTTTCAGCCGAAGAGATGGCTCCGGGTGCGATTTCCACCAGTCGACTGTCGCTCTTTTCAGGTATTATTGCGCGCTTAATGCAAACAGACCTTTTCGAGGACGAGTCCTACCCAGTCGCATCCCTGTTAGACAAAATCAATGAAGAGCTGTCCGAAGAAGACAAATTTTCCGCTCCTGAATATCTAGCTGGCTTGAAGGTTATGAGCGACAGAAATAATCTGATGGTAGCAGAGGAAAAGGTTTGGAGAGTATAA